One window from the genome of Mastacembelus armatus chromosome 18, fMasArm1.2, whole genome shotgun sequence encodes:
- the LOC113141599 gene encoding CD276 antigen homolog → MDSSKFGWVIIIWMLSVYVGCHGETNITAEPGQNVTLPCRAPNSSENLVLLWTRPDLGPDYVFVYRDNQPDPDSQHPSFRERVELKDSQMKDGDVSVTLKDVTFTDTGTYECRVTQSQIKRKKRAPEPDLISTVHLRVSAGECVFV, encoded by the exons ATGGACTCCTCTAAGTTTGGCTGGGTGATCATCATTTGGATGCTGTCGGTGTATGTGGGATGTCACG GTGagacaaacatcacagctgaacctggacAGAATGTCACTCTGCCATGTCGAGCTCCCAACAGCTCAGAGAACTTAGTTTTACTGTGGACCAGACCTGATCTGGGTCCAGACTATGTCTTTGTGTACCGGGACAATCAGCCTGACCCAGATAGCCAGCATCCATCTTTTAGGGAGCGAgtggagctgaaggactcacagatgaaggatggagacgtgtctgtgactctgaaggatGTGACGTTTACTGACACTGGGACATATGAGTGTCGTGTCACCCAGAGTCAAATAAAGCGCAAGAAGAGAGCACCTGAACCTGATCTCATCAGCACCGTCCACCTGAGAGtctcagcaggtgagtgtgtgtttgtctga